A part of Eubacterium sp. AB3007 genomic DNA contains:
- a CDS encoding zinc metallopeptidase — MFYGYGLDPTIIILIPALLISMYAQGKVQSTFRRFSNVRNQTGLTGAQAARRMLDVNGLQDVQINAIAGSLTDHYDPRNRTLNLSEPVYNVPSVAAVSVACHEAGHALQHARGYVPLTFRNTIVPVVNFASRISWIMIVIGIMLLFAGRGGGSPMGGMILDIGIIAFIVVIVFHLVTLPVEFNASRRALQQMESIGLVMQEDMVGSRKVLRAAAFTYVAAALMAIANLLRILAIVGFNRE, encoded by the coding sequence ATGTTTTACGGATATGGACTTGATCCTACGATCATTATTCTGATACCGGCCCTGTTGATCAGCATGTATGCACAGGGAAAGGTACAGAGCACTTTTCGGAGATTTTCCAATGTCAGGAATCAGACAGGTCTCACCGGTGCCCAGGCGGCCAGACGTATGTTGGATGTGAACGGTCTGCAGGACGTGCAGATCAACGCGATCGCGGGCAGTCTGACTGATCATTACGATCCCAGGAATCGGACACTGAATCTGTCAGAGCCTGTTTATAACGTGCCTTCCGTGGCCGCTGTCAGTGTGGCCTGTCACGAGGCGGGACATGCGTTGCAGCATGCCAGAGGTTATGTGCCCCTTACCTTTCGGAATACCATCGTGCCGGTGGTGAATTTTGCTTCCAGGATCTCCTGGATCATGATCGTGATCGGGATCATGCTTTTGTTTGCAGGGCGCGGTGGCGGCAGCCCCATGGGAGGAATGATCCTGGATATCGGTATCATCGCGTTTATCGTGGTGATCGTGTTCCACCTGGTCACATTGCCGGTAGAATTTAATGCAAGCCGTCGGGCGCTGCAGCAGATGGAATCAATCGGGCTCGTGATGCAGGAGGATATGGTGGGATCTCGAAAGGTCCTGCGCGCTGCTGCGTTCACCTATGTGGCAGCCGCCCTTATGGCTATCGCCAACCTGCTGAGGATCCTGGCCATCGTGGGGTTTAACAGAGAATGA
- the fmt gene encoding methionyl-tRNA formyltransferase, with the protein MKIVFMGTPDFAVPVLEKLVEKGHELGYAVTQPDRARSRNKVTFSPVKEAALQLGIQVLQPEKLSADADCLQAIRAYSPDAIVVVAYGQILKKDLLELPRYGCFNVHGSLLPRWRGAAPMQHAILAGDEKTGVTIMRMEEGLDTGDMIAKAETIIGDKNFESIHDELAAMGADLMTEALESIERGKADFVPQNDQDATYAHKISKQDGKIDFGAGAEAVLRKIRAFDPWPGAFCEMEGKTVKLWDGFVTGDSTEAVDGTILSVDKASFSVAAGGSVLAITQLQMPGKKRVKTADFLRGHSLAAGMVLS; encoded by the coding sequence ATGAAGATCGTGTTTATGGGAACCCCGGATTTTGCCGTTCCGGTACTTGAGAAACTGGTGGAGAAGGGACATGAGCTGGGTTATGCAGTGACCCAGCCGGACCGGGCCAGAAGCAGAAACAAAGTAACGTTCTCTCCTGTGAAGGAAGCAGCTCTTCAGCTTGGCATTCAGGTCCTGCAGCCGGAGAAACTCTCGGCAGATGCGGATTGCCTGCAGGCGATCCGAGCGTATTCACCGGATGCCATCGTGGTAGTGGCATATGGACAGATCCTGAAGAAAGACCTGTTGGAACTTCCCAGGTATGGTTGTTTCAATGTCCACGGATCACTGCTCCCTCGCTGGAGGGGGGCTGCACCCATGCAGCATGCTATCCTGGCCGGTGATGAGAAGACAGGTGTCACTATCATGCGGATGGAGGAAGGGCTGGATACGGGCGATATGATCGCCAAGGCGGAGACCATCATCGGGGACAAGAATTTCGAAAGTATCCACGATGAACTGGCCGCAATGGGAGCCGACCTTATGACTGAGGCTCTTGAGAGCATCGAGAGAGGAAAGGCGGATTTTGTGCCCCAGAATGATCAGGACGCGACCTATGCCCATAAGATCAGCAAGCAGGACGGCAAAATCGACTTCGGTGCCGGAGCGGAGGCGGTCCTGAGAAAGATCCGCGCGTTTGATCCATGGCCGGGCGCCTTCTGTGAAATGGAAGGAAAGACAGTGAAGCTCTGGGATGGATTTGTGACCGGTGACTCTACAGAGGCGGTGGACGGAACCATCCTTTCCGTGGACAAAGCCTCGTTTTCTGTGGCTGCAGGCGGCAGTGTACTGGCAATCACACAACTGCAGATGCCAGGTAAGAAAAGAGTGAAGACGGCTGACTTTCTACGTGGCCATTCACTGGCGGCGGGCATGGTGCTTTCATAG
- the def gene encoding peptide deformylase gives MAIRHVVTEGDPILRKKCREVKEVNDHIRELMGDMLDTMRHDLGVGIAGPQVGVMRRLFVAEPEPDRVYYMINPVILESEGSVTDQEGCLSVPGLVGTVERPEKIKMKALDLEGQVQEYEFEGFDARVMCHEYDHLEGILYTDKATDIHEPMEEMPEEGDEQEA, from the coding sequence ATGGCAATCAGACACGTTGTGACGGAAGGGGATCCTATCCTCAGAAAGAAATGCAGAGAAGTCAAGGAAGTGAACGACCACATCAGAGAACTGATGGGGGATATGCTGGATACGATGCGGCACGATCTGGGTGTCGGGATCGCCGGCCCGCAGGTGGGGGTAATGCGTCGCCTGTTCGTGGCTGAGCCGGAACCAGATCGTGTATATTACATGATCAATCCGGTGATCCTGGAGTCGGAAGGGTCTGTCACAGATCAGGAGGGGTGCCTGAGTGTGCCCGGGCTGGTGGGAACTGTGGAAAGACCTGAGAAAATCAAAATGAAAGCCCTGGATCTGGAGGGGCAGGTGCAGGAGTACGAGTTCGAGGGATTCGATGCCCGCGTCATGTGCCATGAGTACGACCATCTGGAAGGGATCCTGTACACCGACAAGGCGACGGATATCCATGAGCCGATGGAGGAGATGCCAGAAGAAGGAGACGAACAGGAAGCATGA
- the priA gene encoding primosomal protein N', with product MYYYDLIVENKSRHTDELYTYGAEEKLTTGSVVSVHFGKGKTPKRGFVVRENPAPSFDLTRIKPILAVDEGLCLTEEMIDTCLWMRQRYGIRYMDGIQCFVPKGKPPKPGKEKRPYRNVKAENQEIRQLTGEQEQALRQILPPIRERRQESFLIHGVTGSGKTEVYMQAIAEVLAQGRSAIMLVPEIALTKQIIERFAGRFGMDNIAVLHSKLTQRERFDEWMRIRKGEARVVIGARIGVFAPTKELGLIIMDEEHESTYKSDQTPKYETVDIAYKRAMTHRCVLLLGSATPSVVSYRRAEEGIYRLIEMKERYNAVALPSVEMVDMKEELKSGNRTLFSQMLQQEIRDTLRDGSQVILFLNRRGYSTYVSCMDCGQPAKCPECGISLVYHKRSNALVCHYCGKKFPPPAVCPSCGSDRIRYFGMGTEQIEELTGSLFPEAVVQRLDLDTATSTRAVEKILTGVAKGETDILIGTQLVAKGLDFRNVGLVGVMSADVSLNIPDYRAAERTFQLVTQVAGRAGRGDARGRVIVQTSTPDNFALIAAASHDYDAFYRQEIAIRQFMGYPPETDLIVAEFTADTEEEARQSAEVCRGFLIREKLPGADTIFQPRESTSFKGKDSVRWHILIKAPRGTRNKYIHYLRYFADDLLVQGSGCNLTIDVNPYSSL from the coding sequence ATGTATTACTATGATCTGATCGTGGAGAATAAGAGCCGGCATACGGACGAACTTTACACTTACGGCGCGGAGGAGAAGTTGACCACAGGGTCTGTGGTCAGTGTCCATTTTGGAAAGGGCAAGACCCCCAAGCGTGGATTCGTAGTCAGAGAAAACCCGGCGCCCTCCTTCGATCTGACCAGGATCAAGCCTATCCTTGCGGTGGACGAGGGGCTGTGTCTCACAGAAGAGATGATCGATACCTGCCTCTGGATGCGTCAGCGGTATGGGATACGGTATATGGATGGGATCCAGTGCTTTGTGCCAAAGGGTAAACCGCCGAAACCGGGCAAGGAGAAACGACCCTACCGAAATGTGAAGGCGGAGAATCAGGAGATTCGGCAGCTGACCGGAGAGCAGGAACAAGCCCTTCGGCAGATCCTTCCTCCGATCAGGGAGAGACGACAGGAGAGTTTTCTGATCCACGGAGTCACCGGCAGTGGGAAGACAGAGGTCTATATGCAGGCCATCGCGGAGGTGTTGGCACAAGGTCGCAGTGCGATCATGCTGGTGCCCGAGATCGCCCTCACCAAACAGATCATAGAACGGTTTGCCGGACGGTTCGGGATGGACAATATCGCGGTCCTTCATTCCAAACTGACTCAGCGGGAGCGGTTTGACGAATGGATGCGGATCCGAAAAGGAGAGGCCAGGGTGGTGATCGGTGCCAGGATCGGTGTGTTTGCGCCAACAAAGGAACTGGGGCTGATCATCATGGATGAGGAGCACGAGTCCACCTACAAGTCCGATCAAACCCCGAAATACGAGACCGTAGATATCGCCTACAAGCGTGCCATGACTCATCGGTGCGTGCTCCTGCTGGGAAGCGCAACACCATCGGTGGTATCCTATCGTAGGGCAGAAGAGGGCATCTACCGGTTGATCGAGATGAAGGAAAGATACAATGCGGTGGCTCTCCCGTCAGTGGAAATGGTAGACATGAAGGAGGAACTTAAGTCTGGCAACCGGACCCTCTTCAGCCAAATGCTGCAGCAGGAGATTCGGGACACGCTGCGGGATGGGTCCCAGGTGATACTTTTCCTGAACAGGCGTGGGTATTCAACCTATGTGTCCTGTATGGACTGTGGGCAGCCGGCAAAGTGCCCTGAGTGTGGGATCTCTCTGGTGTATCATAAACGCAGCAATGCGCTGGTCTGCCACTACTGCGGAAAGAAATTCCCGCCGCCGGCGGTGTGTCCTTCCTGTGGCAGTGACCGCATCAGATACTTTGGTATGGGGACGGAGCAGATCGAGGAATTGACAGGATCGCTGTTCCCGGAGGCGGTAGTCCAGAGACTGGATCTGGATACTGCCACCAGCACCAGAGCAGTAGAGAAGATCCTCACCGGTGTAGCAAAGGGAGAGACGGACATCCTCATCGGTACCCAACTGGTCGCCAAGGGTCTGGACTTTCGAAACGTTGGGCTGGTGGGCGTCATGTCGGCTGATGTCAGTCTGAATATCCCGGACTACAGAGCGGCGGAAAGGACCTTCCAGCTGGTGACCCAGGTGGCCGGACGGGCAGGCAGAGGGGATGCGAGAGGACGAGTCATCGTACAGACCAGTACCCCGGATAATTTCGCACTGATTGCGGCGGCAAGCCATGATTATGATGCGTTCTACAGACAGGAGATCGCCATCCGACAGTTTATGGGATATCCTCCGGAGACGGATCTGATCGTGGCAGAGTTTACGGCGGACACAGAGGAGGAGGCCAGACAGAGCGCAGAGGTATGCCGTGGCTTTCTTATCAGGGAGAAACTGCCGGGAGCCGATACGATCTTTCAGCCCAGAGAGTCCACCTCTTTTAAGGGAAAAGACAGTGTGCGGTGGCATATCCTGATCAAGGCGCCGCGGGGCACCAGAAACAAGTATATCCATTATCTTCGTTATTTTGCAGACGATCTGCTCGTGCAGGGAAGCGGATGCAATCTGACGATAGACGTTAATCCATATAGTAGTTTGTAA